In Galactobacillus timonensis, the genomic window AGCTGCGCCAGGAGCTGGTGCGCTATCTTGCCCGCAGCCGCGGCATGCATGTGACGATGGATCAGATCGTGATCGGCTCGGGTGCCGAGTATCTTTATGCGCTGATCGTTCAGCTGCTTGGAAGAGACAGGATCTATGCCATCGAGGATCCTTCCTATGAAAAGATAGCGAAAATCTATGAAGCCAACGGCGTCACGATCGAGCGGCTTCCGATGGGAAGAGACGGCATCGTCTCGGAAGCTCTGAAAAACGCAAAGGCATCCGTTCTTCATATCACTCCGTATGACAGCTATCCCTCAGGCGTTACGGCACTGGCGGGAAAACGGCAGGAATATGTGCGCTGGGCAATGGAACGTGGCGGCTATCTTGTCGAGGATGACTATGAAAGTGAATTTACCATCTCCTCGAAGCCGGTCGATACGCTGTTTTCCATGGAGCCGGAACACTCGGTGATCTACATCAATACGTTCAATCGGACCATTTCCCCGTCTCTTCGTGTCGGCTATATGATTCTTCCGCATGACATGGTGGACGAGTTTCAAAAAAAAGCAGGCTTTTATGCCTGCACGGTTTCCACATTGTCGCAGCTTGTCATTGCCCGGCTGTTAAGCAGCGGTGCCTTTGAGCGTCATATCAATCGCGTGCGGCGGGAGCGTCGGAAGAACCAGAAGGTTCCGGAATCATCTGAAGCCACTTTCCCCGCAGCAGCCGGATCAGAAACAGGACGCCGCGGGCACTGATTTCCGCCGCCATCGCATACCATGCGCCGGGCAGCCCCATCCACTGCACCAGGAACCAGGCCAGCGTCAGACGGATTCCCCACATCGATACCAGGTTCATAAGGAACGGCACCATCGTATCGCCGACACCGCGCAGAGCACCTGCCGTAACGATGCTTGCCGCAAAGAGCGCTTCCACATGAAGCTCAATGCGCAGACACTGAACACCCAGTGCCTGTACTTCCGGATCCTGGGTCAGGAATGCAAATACCTGAGGAGCCGCCGCGTACATTACCAGTCCACACGCCGCCATCAGTGCCATTCCGAGAATGGCTGCTGTCCAGGCAAAGCGCTTGGCAAGATCACGCCGCCTTGCCCCGGCTGCCTGACCGACGAGTGTCGTCGCCGCGGATCCGATGCCGTAGCCCGGCAGATAGCAGAAACTTTCCGCCGTGACGGCAAAGCTGTGAGCCGCGATCGAGGCAGCTCCGAGTGGCGATATGATTCTTGTATAGAGAATTTGGGCAAAGGAGAGCACCGCCTGTTCCGCCGCCATGGGAACGCCGATATCGAGTGCTTTCTTCAGCGTCTTCTTTTCTACCTTCCAGGAACCTTTTTCTCTGAGATTCAGAAGCGGCGATTTCACGGCAGCCGCATAGAACATCCCAACTGCCGCAGTGAGATACGCCAGGGCCGTGCCCAGGGCGGCGCCGGTGACGCCAAGCCCTGCGCCCGGAAGGCGAAGGGAGCCGATCGAAAAACCGGGGAAGATCAGGAACGCATTGAAGACAACGTCGAGGGCACACATCAGGATGCCGAGGAACGAAGGCGTCTTCATATTTCCTGAGCATTCCAGCATGCTGGCGGCGAGCAGGTACAGCAGACGAACCGGAATGAAGAGTGAAAAGATCAGAAAGTAGCGGGTCGCATCGGGACGGATGTCCATGTCAGCCTTCATCCATGCCGGAAGATAAAAGGCACACAGGCAGCCGATCGCCGTAAGAATGACGGCAAACAGCATGGAGGCGGCAATCGACTGGCGGAAGATGTTTTTGGCACGCTGCGTATCTTTTGCGCCGATGCTCTGGGCAACCTGCACTGAGAAACCAAAGCAGCAGGCGGTCATCAGACCGCCGAACAGCCAGGTGGAACTTGCGACCAGACCAATGGATGCGGACGCATTGCGCCCCATCTGTCCGACCATGGCACTGTCAATGTACTGCATCACGGTTTCTGCGATCTGGGCCAGAATGGCTGGAAGCGCGAGGCGGAAGACAGCGCTCAGCACTTCTTTTTCGGATGGATTTTCAACGTCGAGGAGTTCGGCAGCAGATTTTTTCATGGATTGCATTATAGTAGGAATAAAGACAAAAAGGGAGGTTATCCTTTCGATGAATCTAAGAATCATTACCCCGGAAGGCAGAGAATATTTCCGCACAGATACGGGAAGTGCAAGGCTCAAGGACATTGCCGATTCGCTGCAGAGCGAGTGCAGATACGAGATCCTTTGCGCAAGAGTCAATCACGAAACACGCCGTCTTACCGACAGCGTTGAGAGTGACTGCACGATCGAACTGCTGGATCTGAGAACCAATGAAGCCAATCTGATCTACCAGTTTTCTTTGACGCTGCTGTTTACGCTCGCCGTGCACGAGGTGCTTGGTCGCGACGTTTCCGTCATCGTGCATAACAGTCTTTCCAAGGGGCTGTTCATTACGCTGAAGCCCGCAGTATTTACGGAAGAGGACTGTCAGAAAATAGAGGCGGCGATGCGCGATGCCGTAAAGAAGGAGCTTCCGTTTACCGATCTTTCGCTGAACCGCGAACAGATGATCGATTATGCCAAAACAATGAACAGGCAGGATCAGGTACGTCTGCTATCTTCCAGTCCTGACATTCAGCAGGCTCACCTGTTTCAGGTAGGGCAGGAGGCGGAGATCTTCTATGATGAACTTCTTCCGGACACATCCTATCTGAAGTACTTTGAAGTGCGCCGCTATAAGAACGGCATCCTGCTGCGGTTTCCGCATCCTTCCAGGCCGGATGAAGTACCCGCCTTTGAGAATCAGCCGCTGCTGTACTCTGCTTTTTCCGAAGAGACACGCTGGGATCGTCTGATGGGCATCGAGACGGCTGCCGACCTTAATGAAATCATGGAAGATTCCGAAGCCACCAGGGAACTTGTGCTGCTGTCGGAAGCGCTGCATGAAAAGAAGATTTCGCAGCTGGCACAGCGCATTCATGATGAAAAAAAGCGGATCATCCTGATTGCCGGTCCCTCGTCTTCGGGCAAGACAACCTTTGCCAAGCGGCTGTGCATTCAGCTGCGGGTGACGGGATTACGGCCGGTATACCTGGGGACAGACGATTATTTCCTTGAGCGCAGCGAGACGCCGCTGCTGGAAAACGGGAAGCCGGACTTCGAGTCGCTGCGGGCACTGGATCGGGAACTGTTCAATACGCAGATGAATGACCTGCTGGCGGGGAAGAAGGTTGATATTCCGTATTTCAACTTTGTCAGCGGGAAAAAGGAATACGGGAAACGGATCATCCGGATCACGGACACGCAGCCGCTGGTCATTGAAGGTCTGCACTGTCTCAATCCGGCTCTGACCGAACAAATTCCGGATGATGTGAAGTTCCGCATCTACATTTCGCCTTTGACCCAGCTGAACATCGATGCGCATAACCGCATTCCCACGACGGATGCACGCATGCTCAGAAGGATTGTCCGCGATGCCCAGTTCCGCAGCCGGGATGCGCGGCTGACCATCAATACCTGGGAAGAAGTGCGCCAGGGTGAGGATCAGAATATTTTTCCGTTCTGTGATGAAGCAGATGCCTTCTTCAACAGCACCTGTCTATATGAGCTGAGCGTGCTCAAGAAGTATGCCCGGCCGCAGTTGGAGGCGATTGACTCTTCGATGCCCGAGTATCCGGAGGCACAGCGGATGCTGCGGTTTCTTGCCTTCTTCAAGACGATGCATGATGATTCGATTATTCCGAACAATTCGATCCTGCGGGAATTTATCGGCGGATCGGTCATTGCCCTTTGAAAACTGATTGACAGATTTCAAAAGAGTGATATTATCAGTGCGTTATCAAATACCAGAGACAGTAACGGCGCAAGCTCAATAAGGTTACCGAGGTAGAAAAGGTAGAAAAAGATTTGAACCTTTCGGCCCTTGTTTTGCGCAGGGGCCTTTTTATAAACAGGTAGGCGATAACAGAAAGGTGAAGGTGAATCAATGAATCAGGCGGTTTTAGAGTCAAAAAAGAACGTTGTTTCTGAAATTCAGAACAAGTTCACCGGCTCTTCTTCCACGGTTGTCGCTGAGTACCGCGGCCTGAGCGTTGCTGAAGTCACCGAGCTGCGCAGAGCGCTGATGAAGGAGAATGTAGAGCTCAAGGTCTACAAGAACACTCTCGCTTCAAAGGCTGCTGACGCTGCAGGCTATGGTGAACTGAGCAATGTCCTGACAGGCCCGAACGCAATGGCATTCGGTGGAGATGAGACGGGGGCAGCCCGCGTCATGGCAAAGTTTGCCAAGAAGCACAAGAATCTGGTTCTCAAGGGCGGCATTGTTGAAGGAAAGGTTGTTGACCTGGATACCATCAATGCATTAGCTGCTCTGCCGAACAGAGAAGGAATGCTTTCGATGCTGCTGTCTGTCCTGCAGGCTCCGGTTTCTTCGTTCGCACGTGTCGTCAAGGCAGTTGCAGATGCGAAGCCGGCGGATGGTGCTGCGGCACCGGCAGAAAGTGCTCCGGCAGCAGAAGCTGCAGAAGCGAAGTGAGTTTCAAAGCCAGAAATAGGAAAAAACTAGAAAAGGAGAAAACATATCATGGCTATTACAAAGGAAGATATTCTTGCTTATCTTGATACTGCTACAATTCTTGATCTCAACGATCTCGTAAAGTCCATTGAGGAGAAGTACGGCGTTACGGCTGCTGCTCCGGTTGCGGCTGCTGCTGCTCCGGCTGAGGATGCCGCTGCTGCTGCTCCGAAGAACGTTACGGTTGTTATGACGAGCTTCGGCGAGTCCAAGGTTGCTGTCATCAAGGTCGTTCGTACAATCACGGGTCTTGGCCTGGTTGAGGCTAAGAAGCTGGTTGATACGGTTCCGGCTGAGATCAAGAAGGATGTACCGGCTGAAGAGGCTGAGAACATCAAGAAGCAGCTGACCGATGCTGGCGCTACTGTTGAACTGAAGTAATTTCATTCAACACAGGCTTCAGGCAATTGAAAAATACAAGGAAAAGCCGAGGAGAAGGTTCCTCGGCCTTTCGCCCCTGAAAGGAAAGGAGGAGGGTTCCATGGAGGACAGGCATTATTTTACGGATAATTCCGATCTGCCTGCAGACCGTCGTGAACACTCCTTCTTTTTTTCAAATCAGGTCTTCACATTTACAACCGACCTGGGTGTCTTTTCCAAGAGCGGCGTAGATCAGGGTACGGAACTGCTGTTGAATGCAGTATGCCGGAATCCTGTTTCCGGATCCGTACTGGATCTTGGCTGCGGCTATGGGACGGTTGGCGTTGTTGTAAAAACTCTGTTTCCGGAATGTGCAGTGACGTGCGTGGACATTAATCCGCGTGCCGTTGAGCTGGCGCAGCTGAATGCGCAGAGGGCTCATGTGGAAGTCGATGCTCTGGTATCCGATGGATTCAGCGCCATCGGGGACAGGAGCTTTGATCTTGTCATTACCAATCCCCCGATCCGGGCCGGAAAGATGATCGTATATACATTCTTCGAAGATGCATATATGCATCTGCATGAAGGCGGGCGGCTGTATGCCGTTGTACGCCGCAAGCAGGGAGCTGACAGCGCGCAGAAAAAACTGTCCAGTCTGTTCGGAAACTGTGAAATCGCTCTGAGCAAGAAGGGATATCGGATTTTTTGCTGTGTGAAGCATTGACGGGGTAAAAAGTCAATGCTAAAATTTTTGATTGCTTAAATACATTTGGGAAGGGGTCAGTGTACCCTTTTCGGCATTTCCTGACATGACAGGCGAAAGGATGGCATACATGGAAAACAAGCAGCAGGCATACCGCTTAACGAATTTCGGCCCAAAGAGTGTCCGGCGCGACTATTCCAAGGTCTCGGCCGGCCTTGATCTTCCGGATCTTACGGAAATTCAGACGGCCTCATTCGAGTGGTTCGTGAAAGAGGGAATTCAGGAGGTTTTTGACGATGTTTTCCCGATTTCTAACTATGCCGGCAATATCAAGCTGAAATTTCTGAATTACGAGTTCGGTGAGCCGAAGTACGACATTGCTGAGTGCAAGTATCGTGAAGTGAACTACTGTGCACCGCTCAAGGCGAATATGGAACTCGAGATCGTCGATCAGGAGACCGGCGAAATCATTCAGAAACACGATGAAATCTTCCTCGGCGACTTCCCGATGATGACGCCGGGCGGAACTTTCATCATCAATGGTGCAGAACGGGTTATCGTTTCTCAGATCGTCCGTTCTCCGGGTGCCTACTTCTCGATTGAGAATGAGGAGCACACGGGTGCAGATACCTACGCATGCGAACTGATTCCGAGCCGCGGCACGTGGCTGGAGTTCATGACCGATGAAAAGAAGGCTGCCCTCGGCCGCCTGGTCAACGTTTCCATCGACCGGCGCCGGAAGATCCTTTCGACGATTCTTTTCAAGGCCATTGGTATGTCGCTTGATAAGATTTCCGGCGACAATGCATTTGATACGACAGAGATTCAGAAGTTCCTTAAGGCTCTGCGTTTTGAACTGTATCCGGATGTTGTCGTTGACGACGAGCAGCGTGAATATCTGAATGATTATATGCTGCTGTATACCAGCGTCTTCGGAAACTACGAAGAGATCCGTAACACGCTGGCAGCTGATAAGACTGCTACGACGCGTGATGCTCTGCTGACGGTTTATGAGAACCAGCGTGCAGATGACATTGCGACGATCGATGGCGCCATTACGACGATGGATCAGAAGTTCTTTGACTATCGCCGCTATGACATGCTCAAGGTCGGCCGCTACAAGGTCAACAAGAAGCTCGGTGTTCTTGATCGTCTGGTCGGATACCGTCTGAAGTCGGATCTGGCCGGTGCCGACGGCAGTGTTGTCTTCAAGAAGAACCGCAAGATCACCAAGGCAGATCGTTCTCTGCTCCGTGATGAGTTCAACAAGGGCATTTCCTGCCGCGCACTGCCGTTCAAGCATGAATTCTCGCATCCTACGGTTGCCGAGATGCAGACGTCCTGGACGAAGGCTCTGGTCGGCCGTGTTCTTGCCGAAGATGTGGAAGGCAAGAAGCACTCCTGGCAGAAGGGGACGGTCATTACGCCGGAAGATGCCAAGCTGCTTGCCAAGGAAGCAGACAGCGTCAAGGTATGGTCCTGCGTATACGCAGACGGCATCGAAGTTACCAATGACAATGTCAGCGCTGTTCTCAACTACGGCAGCCGTCTCTATGTAATCGGCCGTGCAACCGTCGGCGGCGAAGATATCACCCGTGAAGACGGTACGGTTCTGGTTGGCCGTTACATCGTTGATGAGCCGGTCATGACGCTGACCGCGGATGATAAGAGTGCGATCGTCAATGCCGTCATGGATGGCAGAAAGGTTACGATCTGGCTTGTTGGCGCCTGTGTTCAGGAAGTGACGATCCTCAATGACGACGATACTCCTGTCAAGGTGATCGGCACCGATCCGCTGGGCGACAAGCACACGATCACGATGAGCGATATGTATGCGCTCTATGACTATCAGCTGACAATGCTGGACGGCATCGGTTCCGTTGATGATATTGATATGCTGGGCAACCGTCGTATTCGTACGGTTGGCGAACTGCTGCAGAACCAGTTCCGTGTCGGTCTTTCCCGCATGGAGCGCAACGTCAAGGAAAAGATGTCCATTGCGGATGCGTCCGGCATGACACCGAAGCAACTGACCAATACCAATCCGCTGAAGGCAGCGATGAAGGAATTCTTCTCTTCTTCGCAGCTGTCCCAGTTCATGGATCAGGAAAATCCGCTGGCCATGCTGTCGAACAAGCGCCGTATCTCTGCACTTGGTCCGGGCGGTCTGACGCGTGAGCGTGCAGGCTTCGAAGTCCGTGATATTCATAACTCGCACTATGGCCGTATCTGCCCGATTGAGACACCGGAAGGTCCGAACATCGGTCTGATCAACTATCTGGCAAGCTATGCCCGCATTGATGAGTACGGCTTCATCGAGACGCCGTACCGCCGTGTCGTCAATGGCTGCGTTACGAATGACATCGTGTACATGCCGGCTGATGAAGAGGCGGATCACGTTATTGCCCAGGCAATCAAGCTGGATGGTGATAAGATCGTCCCGGATGAAAACGGTACTGTTGTTGCCCGTATTGCCGGTGAAACCGTGAACGCAGATCTCAAGGATGTTGACTTCTGCGACGTTACGCCTATGCAGGTTGTTTCAGTCGCTACGGCCTGCGTTCCGTTCCTCGAAAACGATGATGGTCACCGTGCCCTCATGGGCGCGAACATGCAGCGGCAGGCAGTTCCTCTGCTGGATCCGCACTCCCCGTATGTCGGAACGGGTGTTGAGTACCGGATCGCACACGATTCCGGTGCCGCATGCCTCTCCACGACGGATGGTACCGTCACCTACGTCGATGCGGGCAAGATTGTCGTTACGGATGATCAGGGTGTGGAGCATACGTACGATCTGACGAAGTTCCGCCGCTCCAATGCAAGCACCTGCATCAATCAGCGTCCGATTGTTGAAGATGGCGAACATGTGACCCGCGGCGAGATTCTCGCCGATGGTCCGGCCATGAACAACGGTGAACTGGCGCTTGGTCAGAACGTTCTCGTCGCCTTCATGACATGGCATGGCTACAACTACGAGGATGCCATCATCATGAGTGAGCGCATGGTCCGTGATGATATCTATACGTCGGTTCATATTGAAGAATATGATCTGGAGTGCCGTGATACGAAGCTCGGCGCCGAAGAGATTACCCGTGATATTCCGAATGTCGCTGAGTCGGCATGCCGCAACCTGGATACGCGCGGCATCGTCATGGTCGGTGCGGAAGTCAAGGAAGGCGATATTCTCGTCGGTAAGGTGACGCCGAAGGGACAGAGCGAAGTGACGCCGGAAGAGAAGCTGCTGCTGGCGATCTTCGGTGAGAAGAGCCGCGAAGTCCGCGACAATTCCCTCAAGGTTCCGCACGGCGGCGCCGGCATTGTCCACAGTGTCCGCGTCTTCAACCGCAAGGAAGATCATGAGCTGGCTCCGGGTGTCAACGAGGTCGTCAAGGTATATGTCGCTCAGAAGCGTAAGATTACTGAGGGCGATAAGATGGCCGGCCGTCATGGCAACAAGGGTGTCATTTCAAGAATCAATCCGATCGAGGATATGCCGTTCATGGAAGACGGTACGCCGATCGACATTATGCTGAACCCGTTCGGTGTTCCTTCCCGTATGAACATTGGACAGGTGCTTGAGCTGCATCTGGGAATGGCTGCTTCGCGTCTTGGTGTGAAGTTTGCCGGTCCGGTCTTTGATGGCATCACAAGTGATGAACTGGATGACGTTATGAAGGAAGCAGGCGTCAAGTACAAGTATCTGCTCCGCGATGGTCAGACTGGTGAAGTGTTCGATGAGCCGATTTCCGTCGGTGTCATGTACATGATCAAGCTGGCGCACATGGTTGACGATAAGCTCCATGCACGTGCGACGGGTCCGTACTCTCTGGTTACGCAGCAGCCTCTCGGCGGTAAGGCGCAGAACGGCGGCCAGCGTTTCGGTGAAATGGAAGTCTGGGCTCTGGAAGCCTATGGCGCTGCCCATACGCTGCAGGAAATGATGACGGTCAAGTCCGACGATATCATGGGCCGTACAAAGACCTATGAAGCAATTGAAAAGGGCAGGGATCTGCCGGAGCCGGGTGTTCCGGAGTCGTTCCGTGTCATGGTCCATGAGCTGCAGGCTTTGGCTCTCGATGTTGAGATGATGGATGACGAAGGCAACATGATGGATCTGAAGCATCTGGAACAGGAAGAGCTCAAGGAAGAGACGACGCTTGATATGAGTCATCAGCGCATTGTAAACGATGTTCAGGAAAATCCGGGTGACCTTACGGTTCAGGATCAGAAGAATATCGAAGACAATCCGGAGGAAGCGGCTGTCGTCGGTTTAGGAGAAGAGGAATCCAGCAAGGAGGATAACGAATGAATATCAATAACTTCAGTGCGATTCGGATTGGCCTCGCTTCCCCGGAAAAAATCCGGGAATGGTCCTATGGCGAAGTAAAGAAGCCTGAGACGATTAACTATCGTACGCAGAAGCCGGAGCGTGACGGTCTGTTCTGCGAGCGCATCTTCGGTCCGACAAAGGACTGGGAGTGCGCCTGCGGCAAGTACAAGAAGATCCGCTATCAGGGTGTTGTCTGCGATCGCTGCGGCGTCGAAGTCACGAAGGCTTCCGTTCGCCGTGAAAGAATGGGCCACATTGAGCTGGCAGCTCCGGTTGCGCATATCTGGTATCTGCGCGGTACACCGAGCCGTATTTCTCTGCTGCTGAATGTTCCTCCCAAGCAGCTGGAAGAAGTTGTTTACTTTGTCAGCTGGATCGTTACAGACAAGGGCAGCACCAAGTTGGCTGACAAGCAGATTCTTTCCGAGAAGGAGTTCCGTGAAAATACAGCTCTCTATGGTCCGGATGCCTTTACGGCAAAGACCGGCGCAGAGGCGCTGAAGGATCTTCTCGAAAAGGTTGACATTGAGAAGGAATACAAGGAGATCAAGGATGAGCTGGAGAAGGCTTCTGGCGATAAGCGCAAGAAGCTGATCAAACGCCTTGAGACCGTTGAAGCGTTCCGTGATTCCGGCAACAAGCCGGAGTGGATGATTCTAACTGCTCTGCCGGTTATTCCGCCTGATCTGCGTCCGATGCTGCAGCTGGATGGCGGCCGCTTTGCGACCAGCGATCTGAATGATCTGTATCGCCGTGTCATTACGCGTAACAATCGTCTCAAGAAGTTGCTGGAGCTCGGTACGCCGGCAATCATCGTGCAGAATGAGAAGCGTATGCTGCAGGAAGCTGTGGATGCGCTCATTGATAACGGCCGCCGTTCGAAGCCGATTACAGGTGCGGGCGGACGTGCTCTGAAGTCTCTGTCGCATTCCCTCAAGGGTAAGCAGGGACGTTTCCGTCAGAACCTCCTTGGTAAGCGTGTCGACTTCTCGGGCCGTTCCGTTATTGCAATCGGACCGACGCTGAAGATGTGGCAGTGCGGTCTTCCGAAGGAAATGGCAGTCAATCTGTACAAGCCGTTTGTAATCAACGAACTTGTCAATGAGCAGATTGCCAGCAATCCGAGGATGGCTGAAAAGCTTATTGATCGTCAGGATGCGCGTGTATGGGATGCGGTTGATAAGGTCATTGAGAATCATCCGGTATTCCTGAACCGTGCGCCGACACTGCACCGTCTGGGTATTCAGTCGTTCTTCCCGCGTCTGGTTGAGGGGCATGCGATCCGTGTCCATCCGCTGGTATGTCCGGCATTCAACGCGGACTTCGATGGTGACCAGATGGCTGTCCATCTGCCGCTGTCGGAAGAAGCACGTGCTGAGACCGAAGTGCTGATGCTCGGGGCCAACAGTATTCTTGGCCCGAAGGATGGTAAGCCGATTGTTACGCCTGGCCAGGACCTTGTGCTTGGCAACTTCTATCTGAACATGGAAGAGACGGCAGAAGAGTTCTATGCACAGGCGGATGCGCTGGAAGCCATGGGCTACAGTGCAGAAGCGGACCGCTGGAGAAGATACGGCGACAATGAGGGCCATGTCTTCATGAGCCCGGAGGAAGTGCTGGTTGCGGAACAGATGGGCATGGTTCATCTGCATACGC contains:
- a CDS encoding PLP-dependent aminotransferase family protein codes for the protein MKKEEEKAYLRVYRQLKQAIVSGVYKEEERLPGKRVLSDQEGVSLITIEHALRILQEEGYVESRQRSGSFVIYRADDFYGTQDEEPLPSWHEVPFRKEVFPQSAYNQTLRRVLADDPGFLLRKPEGQGLIELRQELVRYLARSRGMHVTMDQIVIGSGAEYLYALIVQLLGRDRIYAIEDPSYEKIAKIYEANGVTIERLPMGRDGIVSEALKNAKASVLHITPYDSYPSGVTALAGKRQEYVRWAMERGGYLVEDDYESEFTISSKPVDTLFSMEPEHSVIYINTFNRTISPSLRVGYMILPHDMVDEFQKKAGFYACTVSTLSQLVIARLLSSGAFERHINRVRRERRKNQKVPESSEATFPAAAGSETGRRGH
- a CDS encoding MATE family efflux transporter, translating into MKKSAAELLDVENPSEKEVLSAVFRLALPAILAQIAETVMQYIDSAMVGQMGRNASASIGLVASSTWLFGGLMTACCFGFSVQVAQSIGAKDTQRAKNIFRQSIAASMLFAVILTAIGCLCAFYLPAWMKADMDIRPDATRYFLIFSLFIPVRLLYLLAASMLECSGNMKTPSFLGILMCALDVVFNAFLIFPGFSIGSLRLPGAGLGVTGAALGTALAYLTAAVGMFYAAAVKSPLLNLREKGSWKVEKKTLKKALDIGVPMAAEQAVLSFAQILYTRIISPLGAASIAAHSFAVTAESFCYLPGYGIGSAATTLVGQAAGARRRDLAKRFAWTAAILGMALMAACGLVMYAAAPQVFAFLTQDPEVQALGVQCLRIELHVEALFAASIVTAGALRGVGDTMVPFLMNLVSMWGIRLTLAWFLVQWMGLPGAWYAMAAEISARGVLFLIRLLRGKWLQMIPEPSGSSDAPAARD
- a CDS encoding nucleoside kinase, producing MNLRIITPEGREYFRTDTGSARLKDIADSLQSECRYEILCARVNHETRRLTDSVESDCTIELLDLRTNEANLIYQFSLTLLFTLAVHEVLGRDVSVIVHNSLSKGLFITLKPAVFTEEDCQKIEAAMRDAVKKELPFTDLSLNREQMIDYAKTMNRQDQVRLLSSSPDIQQAHLFQVGQEAEIFYDELLPDTSYLKYFEVRRYKNGILLRFPHPSRPDEVPAFENQPLLYSAFSEETRWDRLMGIETAADLNEIMEDSEATRELVLLSEALHEKKISQLAQRIHDEKKRIILIAGPSSSGKTTFAKRLCIQLRVTGLRPVYLGTDDYFLERSETPLLENGKPDFESLRALDRELFNTQMNDLLAGKKVDIPYFNFVSGKKEYGKRIIRITDTQPLVIEGLHCLNPALTEQIPDDVKFRIYISPLTQLNIDAHNRIPTTDARMLRRIVRDAQFRSRDARLTINTWEEVRQGEDQNIFPFCDEADAFFNSTCLYELSVLKKYARPQLEAIDSSMPEYPEAQRMLRFLAFFKTMHDDSIIPNNSILREFIGGSVIAL
- the rplJ gene encoding 50S ribosomal protein L10 gives rise to the protein MNQAVLESKKNVVSEIQNKFTGSSSTVVAEYRGLSVAEVTELRRALMKENVELKVYKNTLASKAADAAGYGELSNVLTGPNAMAFGGDETGAARVMAKFAKKHKNLVLKGGIVEGKVVDLDTINALAALPNREGMLSMLLSVLQAPVSSFARVVKAVADAKPADGAAAPAESAPAAEAAEAK
- the rplL gene encoding 50S ribosomal protein L7/L12, whose amino-acid sequence is MAITKEDILAYLDTATILDLNDLVKSIEEKYGVTAAAPVAAAAAPAEDAAAAAPKNVTVVMTSFGESKVAVIKVVRTITGLGLVEAKKLVDTVPAEIKKDVPAEEAENIKKQLTDAGATVELK
- a CDS encoding class I SAM-dependent methyltransferase — encoded protein: MEDRHYFTDNSDLPADRREHSFFFSNQVFTFTTDLGVFSKSGVDQGTELLLNAVCRNPVSGSVLDLGCGYGTVGVVVKTLFPECAVTCVDINPRAVELAQLNAQRAHVEVDALVSDGFSAIGDRSFDLVITNPPIRAGKMIVYTFFEDAYMHLHEGGRLYAVVRRKQGADSAQKKLSSLFGNCEIALSKKGYRIFCCVKH
- a CDS encoding DNA-directed RNA polymerase subunit beta — protein: MAYMENKQQAYRLTNFGPKSVRRDYSKVSAGLDLPDLTEIQTASFEWFVKEGIQEVFDDVFPISNYAGNIKLKFLNYEFGEPKYDIAECKYREVNYCAPLKANMELEIVDQETGEIIQKHDEIFLGDFPMMTPGGTFIINGAERVIVSQIVRSPGAYFSIENEEHTGADTYACELIPSRGTWLEFMTDEKKAALGRLVNVSIDRRRKILSTILFKAIGMSLDKISGDNAFDTTEIQKFLKALRFELYPDVVVDDEQREYLNDYMLLYTSVFGNYEEIRNTLAADKTATTRDALLTVYENQRADDIATIDGAITTMDQKFFDYRRYDMLKVGRYKVNKKLGVLDRLVGYRLKSDLAGADGSVVFKKNRKITKADRSLLRDEFNKGISCRALPFKHEFSHPTVAEMQTSWTKALVGRVLAEDVEGKKHSWQKGTVITPEDAKLLAKEADSVKVWSCVYADGIEVTNDNVSAVLNYGSRLYVIGRATVGGEDITREDGTVLVGRYIVDEPVMTLTADDKSAIVNAVMDGRKVTIWLVGACVQEVTILNDDDTPVKVIGTDPLGDKHTITMSDMYALYDYQLTMLDGIGSVDDIDMLGNRRIRTVGELLQNQFRVGLSRMERNVKEKMSIADASGMTPKQLTNTNPLKAAMKEFFSSSQLSQFMDQENPLAMLSNKRRISALGPGGLTRERAGFEVRDIHNSHYGRICPIETPEGPNIGLINYLASYARIDEYGFIETPYRRVVNGCVTNDIVYMPADEEADHVIAQAIKLDGDKIVPDENGTVVARIAGETVNADLKDVDFCDVTPMQVVSVATACVPFLENDDGHRALMGANMQRQAVPLLDPHSPYVGTGVEYRIAHDSGAACLSTTDGTVTYVDAGKIVVTDDQGVEHTYDLTKFRRSNASTCINQRPIVEDGEHVTRGEILADGPAMNNGELALGQNVLVAFMTWHGYNYEDAIIMSERMVRDDIYTSVHIEEYDLECRDTKLGAEEITRDIPNVAESACRNLDTRGIVMVGAEVKEGDILVGKVTPKGQSEVTPEEKLLLAIFGEKSREVRDNSLKVPHGGAGIVHSVRVFNRKEDHELAPGVNEVVKVYVAQKRKITEGDKMAGRHGNKGVISRINPIEDMPFMEDGTPIDIMLNPFGVPSRMNIGQVLELHLGMAASRLGVKFAGPVFDGITSDELDDVMKEAGVKYKYLLRDGQTGEVFDEPISVGVMYMIKLAHMVDDKLHARATGPYSLVTQQPLGGKAQNGGQRFGEMEVWALEAYGAAHTLQEMMTVKSDDIMGRTKTYEAIEKGRDLPEPGVPESFRVMVHELQALALDVEMMDDEGNMMDLKHLEQEELKEETTLDMSHQRIVNDVQENPGDLTVQDQKNIEDNPEEAAVVGLGEEESSKEDNE